In Anopheles bellator chromosome 2, idAnoBellAS_SP24_06.2, whole genome shotgun sequence, the genomic stretch ACCGATCCATTTTGGCCCCATTCTGAATGATAACATTCCGGAACGGTGATGATACCACCGGACATCGGGGCGGTCATCGTTAAAATAAAGTGCATATGATTAGAAGTGACAACAATATGGTGCCGTGATCGATCCATCCTCGTCCCGGGACGATGCCTCCGGGGCGATTCCGAAACGCTGGCCGGGTTCGCTGCCACTCCAAACATAAACCCCGCGGGGCTGTTATTGTAATGCGAGTGGTCAATTTTAcgataattattattatcgtcCCTCCAATCCGTGCCACGAGCCGACAGTTAgcaatcggtcggtcggtgagtcGGGCTGGTCGTTTCCGGCACCGGGTTGCTACCGGACTGCTGCTCACACGGTGCCCGTGCTCTACTTCaccgtttgatttgattcgatAACATAACCGcagggaaaacatttgttttccgcTCGGCTGGGCTACCCGGCGGATCCCAGCTGCCAATCAAAGCGCCATCACACCGGCGCACACCGAGCGACGGCTTTCAGGTGCACGGTTCGTGGCCATTTAAAAAGTGGTCAACCGAAGCGAAGACGGGCACCGAGGCTCGCTCATTAATTCACGTTCGTTTGTCAGTTGCCCGATCGGGacggaaattaaattttcagcGCTCACCCACCAGCTGCAAGTGCGGTCTGACCGGGTGGGAGTTTAAAGTTTGCTCGGATGTAGCCGTCCTGCGCCATGCCGGGCGTTCGAAAGCGGGAATGACAGACCTTAGGCACAGTACAGCCCGGCAGCCACTATCCTATCGATCTGTGTGTCGATCGATTATTAATGTGTACACAGCGGTGCCTCGGAGTGCTCATTTGGCAGACCGAAAACCCGGCATGGTGCCGGAAGTGGCTTCCGCGTAAATCCACACGATCCGCGCAGTGGCAGCCGGCTGACAGGCCTTACAGCCCCACCCCCGGGCGGGTGATTGGTGGTTTTACAATGTTTCAACCGGAATGGCTACATTATCGTGCGAGCCACTTGATGATGAGCCACTTGAGGTCATCGTTTCGCCAGTCGgtacaacaaacaaaagcggTCAGAAAGCTCAAACAATACGGAGTTGGTGCGGTTTAGGCACGTTTGATTTCTGTCGAGTTTATTCGAAAAACTTTGTAGATTTGTCGTATGAAAATAATTACCatgggaagagaaaaagaCATAGTTCTTTGcgttttgattgattcaaCCACTGGTACCCGCCATTAGCAACCATTATTCCGCACGTTCAACGAATGCGAGCTTCGGTATGCGGCGCGCCTCGTACATCTTAAGGAACACGTTTAGCGCCACCTTTAGATTCCACGACGACTCTTCCAGGCAGCGAACGCACCACTCACGGTTCAACTGCGTCAATCCCTTGAACACGATCATCGCATTTTCCCGATCCTCTGTTTCCGAAGAGCAGACTTCCTAAATGATGCCAAAGATAGTTACAAGAAGCGTTTTAAAACGTTCCTACCACGTGACCATTTCGTTCTCCATACCTCGTCTTTGGGAGCCTTCGTCGCAGTTTCCGCTTCACGTTTAGAGAAAAAGGACATCCCTTCGTCGGAGAGTGTGTACATGTGAAATAGGTCGTTGTAGATCTTGTAGTCCATTGCTTCGGCAAACAGTCCTTTCCCTGTGCCGTACGGTTGGATGTAGAACGTGCGCGTGAAGCCCAAACTGACGCTTCCCACGTACAGTGACTGAGTGCCTTCTTTCAGTTTGCCGTGCACGATTATCAGCACCCGTTCCGGGGTGAAGATGGGCACATCGATCCGGAACGACATCAGATCGTACTCGGTGGTGGGGAACGAATTCAGCACAAAGGCGATGGATTTATTACCTGCCACAAGTGCACCAATGGCCCGATCGAGGTCTATCTTCAGCAGGTTACGGCTGTGATTGTTGTACGCCACCTGTCGCTGCTGGTGCGAATCAAGCGGCACCGAGTGGTCAATATCGAACAAGCACGTCATGGAGAACTGTGCTTCTGGATGGTACAGGTTCTCGAGCTCGCTGCGCTGGAATGAGTCGTGTAGCGAAAAGTAGTGTCGCACAAACGAGTCTGCAAATTTGTATGCTTCTTGCGAGCAGATAAAGTTTTGACAATAGGAAAAGTTGCCTCCAGCCAGCAACGGACGCCCGTCGAGACGCTCCAGCAGCGGAAAGTACATCTTCACCTGACGGATGTACTCGGCGCTGGACGTCACGGTGTGGCACAGTGGATTAAAATCCAAAAACACCTCTTTCATCCCATTCCGCGGCAATCCGTCCAGAGCGGCGAACGAAGCCAGCTGCAGAACCGGAAACGAacatttcattattattaagCGTTGAAGTATTTCACCAGCGGGTGAAACATTTCCACACAACCAGCACGGGAAACTTACCGAATTGTTCCGGAGATCCAACGAAACGAGCCAGTTAAACCGAGCCAAACTGGCCAGCGCGTCACAGTTCTGTAACGCGTTGTTCCGCAAACGAATGATGAAACAATTGGAACCGAACCGCCTGGCAGCATAGTTCAGAATGTGGCCCAACGCCCTCTGGCATTTGGAACTAAAATCAACGAACTTGATCTCGTTGAATCCCTTCTGTAGGGAGTTCAGATCCAAACAGTTTTGGCCGTACCGCGTGTTGGTGAACTGTTGCAGTTTCTTAATCGGATCCACGTGATTTTCAGCCACTTCGGCCACATTCATGGCGAAGGTTAGCCTGAGCTCCACGCCCAACGGCAACACCCGAAGCCGTAACTTTTTTGTTACGAGAAAGTGCAACGCATCGAAACAATTTCGCACCAGGAACTCGTCGTGCTTCGAGTACGTCTTGTAGTGGCAGGGGAAAAAGTCGTGCTTCGTGAGCAGATCGGCGAAACCGTCCAATATTTCCTGCTTCCCACATCCACCCTCGTGGTGCACCGTAACCTGGTGCCAGTTGGGGGACATGTTGAACTTTTGAAAATCCATCGGAGTCGTAGTGCGGTCGTCTATTAGCGTTCCCGGCGATGTTGTTTCCACCTCCTCCTCGCAATCTGGTCGTGTAATCGTTGCGCTTGCCACTGCAGCCGCAGGGACGAAGCTGTCCTAAAAGGTAAGAAAGCATCATGACAAAACTCTCTTGTGGCTATCGCGCTACTCGAGCGTACCAGTTTGACAAGAGTAGGGAAAAATCCACATAGAATGTCCTGGTAGTCCGGAACATCCGTTAGAGGGTTGCCTTCGACGTAGAGCTCCAACAGCTTCACATCCTTGAGGGTGCGTAGCGAGCTCGGATGGCGTATGCGATTACCTCGCAAGTTCAGGCTGACCAACTGCATCCCTTTCACTTTCAGCGCGCATAACGGCGTAACGTGCAAGATTCGGTTGTTCGACAGCTTCAACGTGTTGATACGCTTCATGGTGCTCAAAGCGTTGGCCACGGCCGAACACAGCATCTCAAGCTGCGCTCGATTGCCAAGCCACACTTCGATCTCCTCCAACGACGAGTGGCTGGCAAAGCTGTCCAAATTCAGTACGTTCAGCTCACCGTACAGCTGGCCATTTCCCGCCCGCTCCTGCACTGCGCTGTCCATCGTCGAGCGGGGAAATATTTGGCCACTTTGAAACTTTGCCGCACCAAAGCGCACACTCAAAGACAGCTCATGCTGGCCGGCTTTGAGCCGCAACTTATCGCTAAAGAGCTTCGCCAGTGCCTGGCCGCACATTCGCaccaaaaagaaatcaatgtTGGCGTGGCGCCGGTAAGCGACGGGGAAGAAGTCAAACAGTGGAATGCTGGCGAACAATGCCTCCAGGATCTTCTCCTTCGTGCACAGGCCATCATGGTGGACCAACACCTGATGCCACACGTCGACGCGATTCAGCAGCGCAGGGTCGTACTTCAGGTTAGCTTCGTTGTGCAGCGAGTCAGCATGTTTGGGATCGATCACAATATCGTCCTCTCCCGTTTTCATGCGCAAAGTTTGTTTCGCCATGCTGTCCACATTGTAGAAGCTGTTTTCATCGTGAACCTGCTCAACGGATTGCAATATGATCGGTTTGTGCTCTTCTTCAGCGAAGTTTCTTTCGTCCTCTTGCCGCAAATCCTCGATCATAGCGGCCACTCCCACCAGGAAATCCTCGGTCACCGGCACCAGGGGTTCCTGTTTAATGGCACGAGTAACGTGCTGTTCCTCCATTTTTACGTCTACACTTTTCGCAGAATCAACACATTTGAACGCgcgaaacaaattgttttctgcGACCGGTACTGGTAGTGACACAGAAGCTGACAGCTACTCACAGCACAACAACTCTGGCCAGTGTTGCCATGTgtttaaatgttaaatgttgCCATGTGATTAAAGTTTAAACAAAGTCATTCATTCTGACCGAACGGTTAAGAACTGTCAAAACCCACAAAtgatttaaacaaaacaaagctattgaattttcatttaattttgtggGTTGAGTTTAATGATTAATTTAAgactgaaagtgaaaagcaaaGAATGAAACTTGGAATAAATAACTGGGAAACAATCTCTCAGTTTATTAACCTGGCTGGTTACTATGAAAAGCGAATGTCGTACTAGTGAGCCGCGGGCACATGGAAGGAGTGGGCAGCGGTCAGCGCcggcgctgctcgctgctgagCAGCGGCTGTCCAATGCAACCCGGCGCGGCACTGAACCGGGCGAGGATATTCCAATATTCCTATAATCCCAATCccaaaagatttaaaaatgtttgcaataCGCTGAATGAGGGTTTTCATTGTACTTCATTGGGCTTAAGTTAACTAGGTCGGAGTCACTTCGTTTGTCCTCTACTAGACTGTTCTTATCCCAACCGAAGCGTCATCCCTTCGTCAACCCTTCATCGTTAATCGTCATCTTCGTACTGCCATATAACTATATTGCCGTCGTCCCCGGCGGACAATAGCAtacccgccgccgctgggttCCACGACACTTTGTTCACATCCTGGGTGTGTGTATAGCCCGTCGCTACCAACTCAAATGTGGGTTCCCGCAAGGGACTAAcacccggatcggatcgtacTTCCTTGAAAATTCTTATCATGTTGTCGCGGCAGGCCGTCGCTAGCAGCCCAGTTTTTTTACACCAATCCACATCGTACACGGAGTGGGAGTGGTTGCCGGACAGCGTACAGACACACTTCCACACTGGCACGCCGTCCGGGCAGGCAATATCGTGCTCGTTGTCCGGATCGAACTCCTGCCAGATTTTTACCGTCGTGTCCTCGCTGCAAGAGGCCAACCGTTTGCCGGTTCCATCAAACGATATGCTCCAGACGGTTGACTTGTGTGAGTCCAACAATCCGCACGGACCCCACTCGTTGTCGACCGCGTCCTGCTTGTACAGCCGTATCGAGTTGTCATAGCTCGCCGAGGCCAGCATGTCCCGGTGCGGGTGCCAGCACACCTTCTTCACATCCTGGGTGTGCGCGTTCAGCACGGCCACGCATTCATACTCGTCTTCCTGGTCCAGGTAGTTGTGTATTTCCCAGACCCACACGGACTTGTCTCTGCTGCATGTGGCCAACAGGTTGCCGTTCCGGGACCAAGTGACACTCTTCACTTCATTATCATGACCCTCGAGGGTGGCATTGCACTCGAACTCGCCTTTATGGGGAGAAACAGGAACGATAAGCAAAAACCAGAATGTCTCCGAAAGTTCCCCTTCGCTAGTTTGCTCACCTGACTTTTTATCCCAAATGGCTACGGTTGTGTCAAAGCTGGCGGACGCGAGGTACTGCCCGCAGAAGGACCACGCCACGTCCCGGATCGTCCGCGAGTGGCCCTCTGCCAGCACGGTTTGCGCGACCCATTCGTTGCTGTTTCGCGTCCAAATACGTATGGTTTTATCCTCGCCGCAGGAAGCCAGGGCCGCTCCGTCTGGATGCCAGGAGGCACTCCACACGCGCCCGTCGTGCCCGGTTAGTGTCTGCAGGACCACTAATTTCCCCATGGCGAAAATAAATATCTATCCAACTGCCTTCTATTGCTGCAACGTTCAAGCTAGAACACGAAACATACGATACGCTACGGAAGAGcacaaaattaattgaaacacTCCACGTACAAAACACGGGGTAAACACTCGTCAACACTGTCGGGGTGTCAAACAG encodes the following:
- the LOC131210083 gene encoding probable cytosolic iron-sulfur protein assembly protein Ciao1, whose amino-acid sequence is MGKLVVLQTLTGHDGRVWSASWHPDGAALASCGEDKTIRIWTRNSNEWVAQTVLAEGHSRTIRDVAWSFCGQYLASASFDTTVAIWDKKSGEFECNATLEGHDNEVKSVTWSRNGNLLATCSRDKSVWVWEIHNYLDQEDEYECVAVLNAHTQDVKKVCWHPHRDMLASASYDNSIRLYKQDAVDNEWGPCGLLDSHKSTVWSISFDGTGKRLASCSEDTTVKIWQEFDPDNEHDIACPDGVPVWKCVCTLSGNHSHSVYDVDWCKKTGLLATACRDNMIRIFKEVRSDPGVSPLREPTFELVATGYTHTQDVNKVSWNPAAAGMLLSAGDDGNIVIWQYEDDD
- the LOC131209612 gene encoding nuclear RNA export factor 2, producing the protein MIEDLRQEDERNFAEEEHKPIILQSVEQVHDENSFYNVDSMAKQTLRMKTGEDDIVIDPKHADSLHNEANLKYDPALLNRVDVWHQVLVHHDGLCTKEKILEALFASIPLFDFFPVAYRRHANIDFFLVRMCGQALAKLFSDKLRLKAGQHELSLSVRFGAAKFQSGQIFPRSTMDSAVQERAGNGQLYGELNVLNLDSFASHSSLEEIEVWLGNRAQLEMLCSAVANALSTMKRINTLKLSNNRILHVTPLCALKVKGMQLVSLNLRGNRIRHPSSLRTLKDVKLLELYVEGNPLTDVPDYQDILCGFFPTLVKLDSFVPAAAVASATITRPDCEEEVETTSPGTLIDDRTTTPMDFQKFNMSPNWHQVTVHHEGGCGKQEILDGFADLLTKHDFFPCHYKTYSKHDEFLVRNCFDALHFLVTKKLRLRVLPLGVELRLTFAMNVAEVAENHVDPIKKLQQFTNTRYGQNCLDLNSLQKGFNEIKFVDFSSKCQRALGHILNYAARRFGSNCFIIRLRNNALQNCDALASLARFNWLVSLDLRNNSLASFAALDGLPRNGMKEVFLDFNPLCHTVTSSAEYIRQVKMYFPLLERLDGRPLLAGGNFSYCQNFICSQEAYKFADSFVRHYFSLHDSFQRSELENLYHPEAQFSMTCLFDIDHSVPLDSHQQRQVAYNNHSRNLLKIDLDRAIGALVAGNKSIAFVLNSFPTTEYDLMSFRIDVPIFTPERVLIIVHGKLKEGTQSLYVGSVSLGFTRTFYIQPYGTGKGLFAEAMDYKIYNDLFHMYTLSDEGMSFFSKREAETATKAPKDEEVCSSETEDRENAMIVFKGLTQLNREWCVRCLEESSWNLKVALNVFLKMYEARRIPKLAFVERAE